A region of Ovis canadensis isolate MfBH-ARS-UI-01 breed Bighorn chromosome 19, ARS-UI_OviCan_v2, whole genome shotgun sequence DNA encodes the following proteins:
- the SS18L2 gene encoding SS18-like protein 2 — protein MSVAFVPDWLRGKAEVNQETIQRLLEENDQLIRCIVEYQNKGRANECVQYQHVLHRNLIYLATIADANPTSASKAME, from the exons ATGTCGGTGGCTTTCGTACCGGACTGGCTGAGAGGGAAGGCAGAAGTCAATCAGGAGACCATCCAGCGG CTCCTGGAGGAGAATGACCAGCTGATCCGCTGTATCGTGGAATATCAGAACAAAGGCCGGGCGAATGAGTGCGTCCA GTACCAGCATGTGTTACACAGAAATCTCATTTATTTGGCTACCATCGCAGATGCCAACCCAACCAGTGCTTCAAAAGCAATGGAATAG